A single Bosea sp. PAMC 26642 DNA region contains:
- a CDS encoding response regulator, producing the protein MNTVAMVEDAGYEVVDVSNADDAILLLEARPEIRVVFSDIEMPGSMDGLKLIHTIRRRWPPAVLILASGRIMPHIEDMPRDTAFLRKPYAERDLLKALEAAA; encoded by the coding sequence ATGAACACGGTCGCGATGGTAGAGGACGCGGGCTACGAGGTCGTCGATGTCTCGAACGCAGACGATGCCATCCTGCTCCTGGAAGCCCGTCCCGAGATTCGTGTTGTCTTCTCAGACATCGAGATGCCCGGATCGATGGATGGCCTGAAGCTGATCCACACCATCCGGAGGCGCTGGCCACCGGCGGTCCTGATTCTGGCATCTGGCCGCATCATGCCGCACATCGAGGACATGCCGCGGGATACCGCCTTCCTTAGGAAGCCGTATGCGGAACGAGATCTCCTGAAAGCGTTGGAAGCGGCCGCCTAG
- a CDS encoding response regulator yields MSTPTGGKSVLVLEDETIIAMDLEGILTDAGLVVKATLATCAAALEWLGTYHADVALLDMHLLDGSCEPVAKRLVELGIPFVIFSGGSDTDETLDPIFANGIWLEKPAPGQRIVTAVSEALSRRPLPTLSGDLVPHTAS; encoded by the coding sequence ATGAGCACGCCTACCGGGGGGAAGAGCGTTCTCGTCCTCGAAGATGAGACCATCATCGCGATGGACTTGGAAGGCATCCTGACGGACGCCGGCCTGGTGGTTAAGGCAACCTTGGCGACGTGCGCGGCTGCACTGGAATGGCTCGGCACGTACCACGCCGACGTTGCCCTCCTCGACATGCACCTGCTGGACGGATCGTGCGAGCCGGTGGCCAAGCGGCTGGTCGAGCTGGGTATCCCGTTCGTAATCTTCTCGGGTGGCTCGGATACCGACGAGACCCTCGACCCGATCTTTGCCAACGGAATCTGGCTGGAGAAGCCGGCGCCAGGCCAGAGGATCGTGACGGCTGTCTCTGAAGCGTTGTCTAGGCGGCCGCTTCCAACGCTTTCAGGAGATCTCGTTCCGCATACGGCTTCCTAA
- a CDS encoding LexA family protein: MSAQTLRHTTDGDRVETMAKPWTAAPVRLGPPMLLPVYLRAVRAGFPSPADDYQDQPIDLSRALIQNAPATFIMTVAGDSAIDVGIFDGSLITVDRSLVPRDGDVVVVDVNGERSIKIFRIAGGRSSLTFGNRRYPEYEPGADAEIDIFGVVTNTVRRFRR, from the coding sequence ATGTCTGCTCAAACCCTTCGACACACGACCGACGGGGATCGCGTAGAGACGATGGCGAAGCCATGGACCGCAGCGCCCGTCAGGCTCGGGCCGCCCATGTTGCTTCCGGTTTACCTGCGCGCGGTGCGAGCCGGCTTCCCCTCGCCGGCGGATGATTACCAGGATCAGCCCATCGATTTGTCACGCGCCCTTATCCAGAACGCGCCAGCCACCTTCATCATGACTGTGGCCGGCGACAGCGCGATCGACGTCGGTATATTCGATGGTAGCCTCATCACCGTCGATCGCAGCCTGGTCCCGCGGGATGGCGATGTGGTGGTTGTGGATGTGAACGGCGAGCGCTCGATCAAGATATTCCGGATTGCCGGCGGGCGGTCGTCGCTTACCTTCGGGAACCGGCGCTATCCCGAGTACGAGCCAGGGGCTGATGCCGAGATCGATATTTTCGGCGTCGTGACGAACACGGTGCGGCGCTTCCGGCGATGA
- a CDS encoding Y-family DNA polymerase, producing the protein MSRSFALIDGNSFYCSCERVFDPKLRRRPVIVLSNNDGCAVARTAEAKALGIKMGAPMFTIRDLCKREGVVVFSSNYTLYGDMSRRMNRVYEGFAPDIEVYSIDESFLDLTPVAPQHREELGRDLRTTVSTWTGVPTCVGIGPTKTLAKLANKIAKSTPQLGGVCDLTSDEGRREWLPLVALEDVWGIGRASQAKLNAFGCKTAADVARLDPKLARKTLTVVGERIIHELRGQPCIDLETVAPTRKGCAVTRSFAGRVECLDMMQEAIAAHATRLGEKLRHHGLATDHVTVFFHTSPHDRGPARSVSTTVDFPEASNDTLVLVRAAKWGARRIWKSGYRYAKAGLMTVDIVPLEASQRALIGALDREKSSRLMNALDACNARHGTGAVFSAAAGIARQRKAWITKFEMRSPRYTTRLEEVPVVGRA; encoded by the coding sequence ATGAGCCGGAGCTTCGCCCTCATCGACGGCAACAGCTTCTATTGCTCATGCGAGCGTGTGTTCGATCCCAAGCTCCGGCGCCGGCCCGTCATCGTCCTGTCGAACAACGACGGCTGCGCGGTCGCCAGGACTGCGGAGGCGAAGGCGCTCGGGATCAAGATGGGCGCGCCCATGTTTACGATTCGCGACCTCTGCAAGCGCGAGGGCGTGGTCGTGTTCTCGTCGAACTACACGCTCTATGGCGACATGAGCCGGCGGATGAACCGGGTCTACGAGGGGTTCGCTCCCGACATTGAGGTCTACTCGATCGACGAGAGCTTCCTCGATCTGACGCCCGTTGCGCCACAACATCGCGAAGAGCTCGGCCGCGACCTGCGAACGACCGTCTCGACCTGGACGGGCGTCCCGACCTGCGTTGGCATTGGGCCAACGAAGACGTTGGCCAAGCTCGCCAACAAGATCGCCAAGAGCACCCCGCAGCTCGGCGGTGTCTGCGACCTGACGAGCGACGAGGGCCGGCGCGAGTGGCTGCCTCTCGTCGCCCTGGAGGACGTATGGGGCATCGGGAGGGCCAGCCAGGCCAAGCTAAACGCCTTCGGCTGCAAGACCGCTGCAGACGTCGCCCGGCTCGACCCTAAGCTTGCCAGGAAGACGCTGACCGTCGTCGGCGAGCGGATCATCCATGAACTGCGAGGGCAGCCCTGCATCGACCTGGAGACCGTCGCGCCGACGCGGAAGGGTTGCGCGGTAACCCGGTCGTTCGCCGGCCGCGTCGAGTGTCTGGACATGATGCAGGAGGCAATCGCCGCTCACGCGACCCGGCTGGGTGAGAAGCTTCGCCATCACGGCTTGGCGACGGATCATGTGACGGTGTTCTTCCACACCTCTCCGCACGATCGAGGGCCGGCGCGATCTGTCTCGACGACGGTCGATTTCCCCGAAGCCAGCAATGACACGCTGGTTCTGGTCCGGGCGGCGAAGTGGGGCGCCCGCCGCATTTGGAAAAGCGGCTATCGTTACGCCAAGGCCGGCCTGATGACGGTGGACATCGTGCCGCTCGAGGCTTCGCAGCGTGCGTTGATCGGTGCGCTCGATCGAGAGAAAAGCAGCCGCCTCATGAACGCCCTCGACGCCTGCAATGCTAGGCACGGCACGGGCGCTGTGTTCTCGGCCGCTGCCGGCATTGCCCGCCAGCGCAAGGCATGGATCACGAAGTTCGAGATGCGTTCGCCGCGATACACGACGCGGCTCGAGGAAGTGCCAGTCGTAGGGAGGGCGTGA
- a CDS encoding SOS response-associated peptidase family protein, giving the protein MCNLYSMTKGQQAIRELARAMRDTTGNLPPLPGIFPDYPAPIVRNASDGVRELAMVRWGMPSSKRAIYDAATKRADKLRAKGKAVDFDELLRMEPDGGTTNVRNTTSAHWKPWLGIANRCVVPLTSFSEFDHATKQDVWFALDQSRPLAFFAGIWTPQWTGVRKIKTGIETADLFVPSAPMLAQSALRFGRLTGGREGPAYPQPYLPRPKRAYFLSPVIGSWGILATSASVYLPNVRWVAAKRSASVEPSRSRKIGWSVLLISCVRFVIWCAAAASTISFPAFSS; this is encoded by the coding sequence ATGTGCAACCTCTACAGCATGACCAAGGGCCAGCAGGCGATCCGCGAACTTGCCAGGGCTATGCGCGACACCACCGGCAACCTGCCGCCGCTGCCGGGCATCTTCCCTGACTATCCCGCTCCGATCGTGCGCAATGCCTCTGACGGCGTCCGTGAGCTCGCCATGGTGCGATGGGGAATGCCGTCGTCGAAGCGGGCGATATACGACGCAGCAACCAAGCGCGCGGACAAGCTCCGGGCCAAAGGCAAGGCGGTAGACTTTGACGAGCTCCTTCGCATGGAGCCCGACGGCGGCACGACTAACGTCCGCAATACGACGTCGGCCCATTGGAAGCCCTGGCTCGGCATCGCGAACCGCTGCGTCGTGCCGCTGACGAGCTTTTCGGAATTCGACCACGCGACGAAGCAGGATGTTTGGTTCGCACTCGACCAGAGCCGGCCGCTGGCGTTCTTCGCCGGGATCTGGACGCCTCAATGGACCGGCGTTCGTAAGATCAAGACGGGGATCGAGACGGCCGACCTCTTCGTGCCTTCCGCCCCTATGCTCGCTCAGTCTGCGCTGCGCTTTGGCCGGCTCACAGGCGGGCGAGAAGGGCCCGCGTACCCGCAGCCATACTTGCCGCGGCCCAAACGAGCCTACTTCCTCTCGCCCGTTATCGGATCGTGGGGCATTCTGGCGACTTCTGCGTCCGTCTACCTACCCAACGTGCGGTGGGTGGCCGCTAAGAGATCGGCGTCTGTCGAGCCCAGCAGATCACGGAAGATCGGATGGAGCGTCCTGCTGATCTCATGTGTGAGGTTCGTGATCTGGTGCGCAGCCGCGGCATCGACGATCAGCTTCCCTGCGTTTTCGAGCTGA